A region from the Flavobacteriales bacterium genome encodes:
- a CDS encoding topoisomerase DNA-binding C4 zinc finger domain-containing protein produces the protein MSTTPPDPEGPGRLRPSGGFRKLRAFQTTTVIYDGTVAFCEKFIRSHKLEDQLIGAARSGRQNIGEGSRANATSAESELKLVNVARASQDELLLDYEDYLRQKKHRQWHKDDPEALAVRNVAKVPDHRELTYADYAPWLDHTDPAVRANCLICLIHQANFLLDRLITRLEQDIIKHGGHREQLTAARLAERDRQQGRPVVPAAETPNCPKCGKAMRLRTARQGSNAGSQFWGCSGYPECKGTRKYEPGLDDRTNQAKRPDRTDPADDADLSDTPDQPAR, from the coding sequence GCACCACGCCACCAGACCCCGAAGGCCCCGGCCGCCTGCGCCCCAGCGGCGGGTTCCGCAAGCTGCGCGCCTTCCAGACCACCACGGTGATCTATGATGGCACGGTGGCGTTCTGTGAGAAGTTCATCCGCAGCCACAAGCTGGAAGACCAACTGATCGGTGCCGCGCGCAGCGGCCGCCAGAACATCGGTGAGGGCAGCCGCGCCAACGCCACCAGCGCCGAGAGCGAACTGAAGCTGGTGAACGTGGCCCGCGCCAGCCAGGACGAACTGTTGCTGGACTACGAGGACTACCTGCGCCAGAAGAAACACCGCCAGTGGCACAAGGACGACCCCGAGGCCCTGGCCGTGCGCAACGTGGCCAAAGTGCCGGACCACCGCGAGCTAACCTACGCCGACTACGCCCCCTGGCTGGACCACACTGACCCCGCCGTGCGCGCCAACTGCCTGATCTGCTTGATCCACCAGGCCAACTTCCTGCTGGACCGCCTGATCACGCGCTTGGAACAGGACATCATCAAGCACGGCGGTCACCGGGAGCAACTAACCGCCGCGAGGCTTGCGGAGCGGGACCGGCAACAAGGCCGCCCGGTGGTGCCCGCCGCCGAAACCCCGAACTGCCCCAAGTGCGGCAAGGCCATGCGCTTGCGCACTGCCCGGCAGGGCAGCAATGCGGGTAGCCAGTTCTGGGGGTGCAGTGGCTACCCGGAGTGCAAGGGGACAAGGAAGTATGAGCCGGGATTGGACGATCGGACGAATCAGGCGAAGCGGCCGGATAGGACTGATCCGGCCGATGACGCTGATTTGTCCGATACACCTGACCAGCCAGCGCGATGA